A single window of Lutzomyia longipalpis isolate SR_M1_2022 chromosome 1, ASM2433408v1 DNA harbors:
- the LOC129788638 gene encoding putative nuclease HARBI1: MVILGSYQKSIGQERAISFSQPSVSRAIHEVSKVIDNHLAPRFIKFPTAQHRKNQIKEDFYRKFLLPGIIGCIDCTHVSIKRPKREIEQAYYAVRKAAHTKNVQVICDANYTILNVNAKFGGASHDSHVFRSSNVSEILRERHVHNERNSWLLGDSGYAQMPYLMTPVANPQSPREEAYNRAHKKARCTVERCIGVLKSRFRCLSRQRILMYSPNRAGAIINACSTLHNIMIAEGYPLPSEEEILEEVVNDENAEHLQHGETEIDSVALLEEGRRQRLNLIQSYF, from the exons ATGGTAATTTTGG GATCCTACCAAAAATCCATTGGTCAGGAGAGAGCTATATCATTCTCCCAACCATCAGTGTCCCGAGCTATCCACGAAGTCTCAAAGGTAATTGATAATCATCTGGCACCCCGGTTCATCAAATTCCCAACGGCTCAGCACAGAAAAAACCAAATAAAGGAAGATTTCTACAGAAAATTCTTACTGCCTGGCATCATAGGCTGCATTGATTGCACTCATGTATCTATCAAAAGACCAAAAAGGGAAATCGAACAAGCGTATTATGCGGTAAGGAAAGCTGCACATACAAAAAACGTTCAAGTGATATGTGACGCCAATTACACTATTCTGAACGTGAATGCGAAGTTTGGTGGAGCGTCCCATGACAGTCACGTCTTCAGATCATCCAATGTTAGtgaaattttgagagaaagaCACGTTCACAATGAGAGAAACAGCTGGTTATTAGGAGACAGTGGATATGCCCAAATGCCATATTTAATGACACCAGTTGCAAATCCACAGTCTCCTAGGGAGGAAGCCTATAACAGAGCACACAAAAAAGCGCGTTGCACGGTTGAAAGATGCATAGGTGTCCTTAAATCCAGATTCCGATGTCTTTCTAGGCAAAGGATTTTGATGTACTCCCCGAACAGGGCAGGTGCAATTATTAACGCATGCTCTACTCTTCATAACATCATGATCGCAGAAGGATATCCATTGCCATCCGAGGAGGAAATATTAGAAGAAGTAGTAAACGATGAGAATGCTGAGCATCTCCAGCATGGAGAAACAGAAATTGATTCCGTAGCTTTGCTTGAGGAGGGAAGGCGACAAAGATTAAATCTTattcaaagttatttttaa